Proteins encoded by one window of Scatophagus argus isolate fScaArg1 chromosome 4, fScaArg1.pri, whole genome shotgun sequence:
- the si:dkeyp-14d3.1 gene encoding transmembrane protein 132C isoform X2 — translation MSSVSDRCDYVFVNGKEMKGKVRMMVNFTHGYLSAQLELSVWIPRLPLQIEVSDTELSQIKGWRVPVMAAGQRSTRDSEDEDDEDRRGRSCTLQYQHAMVRVLTHFVAESADPRGQTSFMLGTDWQVDITELVWDFLKVEDAQIAQLLDKRVLVGLDMGMTTIQVLSPLSDSILAEKTITVVDDKVTITELGVQLVTGLSMSLQLSPGSNRAILATTTTQEVLQSPKQEAVISAWLQFSDGSVAPLDLYNPDFFILTATSLDEEVVTVQQHPSWKWPVIVTEAEGQGLLVRVEMTVCEVCQKFKRRSILAAGNCNVKVKFGQSDSSRGGSSDYGPDGDDMENRGRFSPSQDRTGLDTHYYGSSISDMEDGVLRRATTTRSAIMRRPSGDKLSDDGSQDMPIDFADFPAQVDLPRGRNMDDDLIQTARGLTDLEIGMYALLGVFCLAILVFLINCISYTLKYRHKELSIEGQENMNHAHDWVWLGNEAELLESQISLSPQQEEQTSMMDSSSGLEEGSHLLNGGSVQKNVQGQVHRAADTGCTAKDSKGDSPTTKRKRVKFTTFTTIPSDNSYSTVNTLTGSHSQDIKWVCQDVELGDSKELRTYMERLNDSALNEVA, via the exons ATGTCCTCT GTGTCAGACAGGTGTGACTATGTTTTCGTGAATGGCAAGGAGATGAAGGGCAAGGTGAGGATGATGGTGAACTTCACCCACGGGTACCTGAGCGCTCAGCTGGAGCTCAGCGTGTGGATCCCCCGACTGCCCCTCCAGATTGAGGTGTCAGACACGGAGCTGAGCCAGATCAAAGGGTGGAGGGTCCCCGTCATGGCCGCCGGTCAGAG GTCCACACGAGACAGTGAGGACGAGGATGATGAAGACAGGCGAGGGCGAAGCTGCACCCTGCAGTACCAGCACGCCATGGTCAGAGTCCTGACCCATTTCGTAGCCGAGTCAGCTGATCCCCGAGGCCAGACCAGCTTCATGCTGGGCACTGACTGGCAGGTGGACATCACCGAGCTGGTGTGGGACTTCCTGAAGGTGGAGGACGCTCAGATTGCACAGCTGCTGGACAAGAGGGTACTGGTGGGACTGGACATGGGGATGACCACTATCCAG GTGCTGTCTCCTTTATCAGACTCCATCCTGGCAGAGAAGACTATCACAGTGGTGGATGACAAAGTGACCATCACGGAGTTGGGGGTTCAGCTGGTGACCGGCCTCTCTATGAGCCTGCAGCTCAGTCCAGGAAGCAACAGAGCCATCCTGGCTACCACGACCACACAGGAGGTTCTGCAGAGCCCCAAACAG gaGGCCGTGATCAGCGCCTGGCTGCAGTTCAGCGACGGCTCTGTGGCTCCTCTAGACTTGTACAACCCCGACTTTTTCATCCTGACAGCAACCTCTCTGGACGAGGAGGTAGTAACAGTGCAGCAGCACCCCTCTTGGAAGTGGCCTGTCATTGTGACGGAGGCAGAGGGCCAAGGCCTGCTGGTCAGGGTGGAGATGACTGTTTGTGAGGTCTGCCAGAAGTTCAAGCGCCGCAGCATCCTGGCAGCAGGGAACTGTAACGTCAAGGTGAAGTTTGGTCAGAGTGACAGCTCAAGGGGAGGGAGCAGCGACTACGGCCCTGATGGAGATGATATGGAGAACAGAGGCAGATTCTCCCCCTCCCAGGACAGGACCGGCCTTGACACCCACTACTACGGCAGCTCCATCTCTGACATGGAAGATGGGGTGCTGAGGAGAGCCACCACCACTAGAAGTGCTATAATGCGCAGACCCAGCGGGGACAAACTCTCAGATGATGGTAGCCAAGACATGCCGATTGATTTTGCTGACTTCCCTGCACAAGTGGACCTTCCTCGTGGCCGTAACATGGATGACGATCTCATTCAGACGGCTCGTGGGCTCACAGACCTGGAGATCGGCATGTACGCCCTGCTGGGGGTCTTCTGCCTCGCCATCCTGGTCTTTCTCATCAACTGCATCTCCTACACCCTGAAATACCGCCACAAGGAGCTCTCGATTGAGGGCCAGGAGAACATGAACCACGCCCACGATTGGGTGTGGCTGGGGAACGAAGCAGAGCTGCTGGAGAGCCAAATCAGCCTGTCAcctcagcaggaggagcagaccTCCATGATGGACTCGAGCAGCGGACTCGAGGAAGGCAGCCACCTGTTGAACGGAGGCTCGGTCCAGAAGAACGTGCAGGGCCAAGTGCATCGGGCTGCAGACACAGGCTGCACAGCCAAGGACAGCAAAGGAGACTCACCCACCACCAAGAGGAAGCGAGTCAAGTTCACCACGTTCACCACCATCCCCTCGGACAATAGCTACTCCACTGTTAACACACTGACTGGAAGCCACAGTCAGGACATTAAGTGGGTGTGCCAAGACGTGGAGCTGGGAGACTCCAAGGAGTTGCGCACTTACATGGAAAGGTTAAATGACAGTGCTTTAAACGAGGTGGCATAA